Proteins from one Sordaria macrospora chromosome 1, complete sequence genomic window:
- a CDS encoding mitochondrial 54S ribosomal protein mL59 translates to MAASVKQHVQLALSLPPRLRTFLARYPPASILPAGADPETHKTPYQEETPNPFMPTKHPITGKWHNPKYSLRRQAELVKLAQENGVEELLPFTRKLNEEKLRKRVELGLRVKGTGVGEKVKGHKHERTLVAKMEKRREAMLAMPDLIREWKKVGKRNWTKFPK, encoded by the exons ATGGCGGCTTCGGTGAAGCAGCACGTCCAGTTGGCGCTTTCGCTCCCACCGCGGTTGCGCACCTTCTTGGCCCGGTACCCCCCGGCCTCGATCCTgcccgccggcgccgaccCCGAGACGCACAAGACCCCGTACCAGGAGGAGACGCCGAACCCGTTCATGCCCACCAAGCACCCAATCACCGGAAAGTGGCACAACCCCAAGTACTCGCTCAGGCGACAGGCCGAGCTCGTCAAGCTGGCCCAGGAAAACGGCGTCGAGGAGCTGCTGCCCTTCACCCGCAAGCTCAACGAGGAGAAGCTACGGAAGAGGGTCGAGCTCGGTCTCCGTGTCAAGGGTACCGGTGTTGGAGAGAAGGTCAAGGGTCACAAGCACGAAAGGACATTGGTTGCCAA gatggagaagaggagagaggccATGTTGGCTATGCCCGACCTTATCCgggaatggaagaag GTTGGCAAGAGGAACTGGACCAAGTTCCCCAAATAA